A window from Chlamydia gallinacea 08-1274/3 encodes these proteins:
- a CDS encoding ketoacyl-ACP synthase III, translated as MKKTRKASIWGTGSYLPKKILSNFDLEHMVDTSDEWIVTRTGIKERRIAEPNEYASIMGAESAQRAIENAGINKDQIECIIFSTSAPDYIFPSSAALAQAYLGIKEVPAFDCLAACTGYLYGLSLAKAYIESGMYNNVLLIAADKLSSFVNYEDRNTCVLFGDGGSACVIGLSRPGALEITNVSLGADGSLAELLSLPAGGSRIPASKKTLEEGKHFIAMEGKEVFKHAVRRMEFAAKDCIAKAGIEEKDIDWLVPHQANERIIDAIAKRFDIDENKVFKTLSKYGNTAASSVGIALDELLHKHNITTNEYLLLVAFGGGLSWGAVILQQV; from the coding sequence GTGAAAAAAACAAGAAAAGCATCTATTTGGGGCACGGGCTCTTATTTGCCCAAAAAAATTCTCTCGAATTTTGATCTTGAACATATGGTAGATACCTCTGATGAGTGGATAGTAACAAGAACCGGAATTAAGGAGCGACGTATTGCTGAGCCAAATGAATATGCCTCTATAATGGGGGCTGAATCTGCTCAGCGGGCTATAGAGAATGCAGGGATAAATAAAGATCAAATTGAGTGTATTATTTTTTCTACATCGGCTCCAGATTATATTTTTCCTTCGAGTGCCGCTCTAGCTCAAGCATATCTTGGTATCAAGGAAGTTCCTGCATTTGATTGTTTGGCGGCTTGTACTGGTTATTTGTACGGGCTTTCTTTGGCTAAAGCCTATATAGAATCAGGCATGTATAATAATGTTTTGTTGATTGCAGCAGATAAATTATCTTCATTTGTAAACTATGAAGACCGAAATACCTGTGTTTTATTTGGAGATGGTGGGTCTGCTTGTGTAATAGGTTTGAGTCGGCCCGGTGCGTTAGAAATTACTAACGTAAGTTTAGGGGCTGATGGTTCTCTAGCTGAGTTATTAAGTTTACCCGCTGGAGGAAGCCGTATTCCCGCTTCTAAGAAAACCTTGGAGGAGGGTAAGCATTTTATTGCTATGGAAGGGAAGGAAGTTTTTAAACATGCTGTGCGTCGGATGGAATTTGCTGCTAAAGATTGTATTGCTAAAGCAGGAATTGAAGAAAAAGATATTGATTGGTTAGTTCCTCATCAAGCAAATGAACGTATTATTGATGCAATAGCAAAGCGTTTCGATATTGACGAGAACAAGGTATTTAAAACGTTATCTAAGTATGGGAATACAGCAGCTTCTTCTGTAGGTATAGCCTTAGATGAACTACTGCATAAACATAACATTACTACTAATGAATACCTACTTTTAGTAGCTTTTGGTGGTGGGTTATCTTGGGGAGCCGTGATTTTACAGCAGGTATAG
- the fabD gene encoding ACP S-malonyltransferase — translation MDKKIAFLFPGQGSQYVGMGKDLVDMYPEVAELFALADETLGFSLSSIMYEGPEEVLLQTAYSQLATYLHSLSVVKIISSRMSIVPSLVSGLSLGEYTALVVSKRISIVDGFRIIHKRAQFMNEACKHRPGAMAAIVGLTADVVEENISSLGDGIWVANYNSPKQLVIAGIREKIEEAMRLFIDLGAKRAVLLKVSGAFHTPLMQTAEDELSPYLYNLDMNDSEIPFISNVVAKPLLDTEEIRQCLVRQMTSPTLWYQSCSQMDTEVDGFLELGPGKVLAGLGRSMGMSKPIRSLGTVESIQNFLMGG, via the coding sequence ATGGATAAAAAAATAGCTTTTTTGTTCCCCGGTCAAGGTAGTCAATATGTAGGTATGGGTAAGGATTTAGTAGATATGTACCCCGAAGTTGCAGAACTATTTGCTTTGGCAGATGAAACTTTAGGGTTTTCTTTATCTTCAATTATGTATGAAGGCCCAGAAGAAGTTTTATTGCAAACAGCATATAGTCAGCTAGCTACATATCTGCATAGTTTATCAGTCGTGAAAATTATATCCTCACGTATGTCTATTGTTCCTTCATTAGTGTCTGGATTGAGTTTAGGGGAATATACAGCACTGGTCGTTTCGAAACGCATTTCTATTGTTGATGGTTTCCGTATTATTCATAAGCGTGCTCAGTTTATGAATGAGGCTTGTAAGCATCGTCCCGGAGCCATGGCAGCTATTGTGGGGCTAACAGCTGATGTTGTTGAAGAGAACATATCTAGTTTGGGTGATGGCATTTGGGTAGCTAATTATAATTCTCCCAAACAACTTGTTATTGCTGGGATACGTGAAAAAATAGAAGAAGCCATGCGATTGTTTATTGATTTAGGGGCGAAGCGAGCAGTTTTATTGAAAGTATCTGGAGCATTTCATACTCCTTTAATGCAGACTGCAGAGGATGAGTTATCTCCTTATTTATATAATTTGGATATGAATGATTCAGAGATTCCTTTTATTTCTAACGTTGTGGCAAAGCCTTTATTGGATACTGAAGAAATTCGTCAGTGTTTAGTCAGGCAGATGACTTCTCCAACATTATGGTATCAGAGTTGTTCTCAAATGGATACCGAAGTTGATGGATTTTTAGAATTAGGACCGGGTAAAGTTCTTGCAGGATTGGGACGATCTATGGGGATGAGTAAACCTATTAGGAGCCTAGGTACGGTAGAGAGTATCCAAAATTTTTTGATGGGGGGCTAA
- the fabG gene encoding 3-oxoacyl-ACP reductase FabG, with translation MNQILLGKKAIITGGSRGIGFAIAKLFVEQGADVEIWGINVEKGKHAAKELSQIVDRPVTFVSADVSNCSSVKEAMQAFLSNHGSIDILVNNAGITRDNLLMRMSEEEWSSVINTNLNSLYYLCSSVIRPMIKARSGSIINISSIVGIMGSPGQANYAAAKAGIIGFSRALAKEVAARNIRVNCIAPGFIDTDMTRVLNEELKSNWLKNIPMGRMGFPEEIANAALFLASPLSSYITAQVLSVDGGITY, from the coding sequence ATGAATCAGATTCTATTAGGGAAAAAGGCGATCATTACAGGAGGCTCTAGGGGGATAGGATTTGCTATTGCTAAACTTTTTGTAGAACAAGGAGCTGATGTAGAAATTTGGGGTATTAATGTAGAAAAAGGGAAGCACGCTGCTAAAGAGCTTTCTCAAATTGTAGATAGGCCGGTTACCTTTGTAAGTGCGGACGTGAGTAATTGTAGTTCCGTAAAAGAAGCTATGCAAGCGTTTCTCAGTAATCATGGTAGTATTGATATTTTAGTGAATAATGCTGGTATTACTCGAGATAACCTTCTGATGCGTATGTCTGAGGAAGAGTGGTCTTCTGTAATTAATACAAATTTGAATTCCCTTTATTATTTATGTTCCAGTGTAATTCGGCCGATGATTAAGGCTCGTTCTGGTTCAATAATTAATATTAGTTCAATAGTAGGAATTATGGGTAGCCCAGGACAAGCAAACTATGCAGCTGCCAAAGCTGGCATTATTGGGTTTAGTCGAGCTTTAGCTAAGGAAGTAGCAGCAAGAAATATTCGAGTGAATTGTATAGCTCCTGGATTTATTGATACTGACATGACTAGGGTATTAAATGAAGAACTGAAATCTAATTGGCTAAAAAATATCCCTATGGGAAGAATGGGATTCCCAGAAGAAATTGCTAATGCAGCATTATTTTTAGCTTCGCCTCTTTCTTCTTACATTACAGCCCAAGTATTAAGTGTTGATGGGGGCATCACATATTAA
- the acpP gene encoding acyl carrier protein translates to MSLEDDVKAIIVDQLGVDISEVKEESSFIEDLNADSLDLTELIMSLEEKFAFEISEEEAEKLRTVGDVIAYIKMRQGQQ, encoded by the coding sequence ATGAGTTTAGAAGATGATGTAAAGGCAATTATAGTTGATCAATTAGGTGTAGATATCAGTGAGGTAAAGGAAGAGTCTTCATTTATTGAAGATTTAAATGCTGATAGTTTAGATTTAACCGAATTGATTATGAGCTTAGAGGAAAAATTTGCCTTTGAAATTTCTGAAGAAGAAGCCGAGAAGTTACGAACTGTGGGTGATGTTATCGCATATATTAAAATGCGTCAGGGTCAGCAGTAA
- a CDS encoding cyclic nucleotide-binding domain-containing protein: protein MNLIDRAFLLKKSLVFNTLDMDILLAIADKAEIMLFKPGAKIFSVQQPGFSVYIIAEGYVKITNNAALSVTISSHECFGEESLFNNKPREYNAEAITQVKALVLSKGQFLSILEECPSVALTLLEQYAKQITFRHPIS, encoded by the coding sequence ATGAATTTAATTGATCGAGCCTTCTTACTAAAAAAAAGCCTGGTATTCAATACCTTAGATATGGATATTCTTCTAGCTATTGCCGACAAAGCAGAAATTATGCTTTTTAAGCCTGGGGCTAAAATATTCTCTGTACAACAGCCTGGCTTTAGTGTATATATTATTGCCGAAGGCTATGTCAAAATTACTAATAATGCAGCACTATCTGTTACAATCTCATCACACGAATGCTTTGGTGAAGAAAGTTTATTTAATAATAAACCGCGCGAATACAATGCTGAAGCCATTACACAAGTAAAAGCCTTAGTCCTAAGTAAAGGACAATTCCTAAGTATTTTAGAAGAATGTCCATCGGTAGCACTTACTCTTTTAGAGCAGTATGCTAAACAAATTACCTTTAGGCACCCGATATCCTAG